The genomic stretch CGACTCGCCCAAATTGCTGTAACAATAACGTTGGCGCAATACGATTAAGATCATCACTAATGCGCGCATGGCGAAACGGATAACCGACAATCAAATCAGGCTGTAATTGCATTAGTAAAGGAAAACTCGGAAACGCGCGATTACCGACATCAACGACATCCATTGGTAATGCGGGTGAGTTAGATTGCCACTTACGATAACCGTTGCGAGAGGTCACTGCTTGGGGCTGTATTCCCAACGACAATAACATTTCAGCCGCACTCCAATTAAGTGCAACCACTTTCGGTTGTTGTTGATATGCCTGCGTTAATCCAGTTAACGGTAAGGGTTGGGCTAACGCAGTGAACACCTGCTCATTAATGTCGTTAGCCAATACGGTCGTAGGCAATAATGCCATGGCCACCAGAATGAGGGTTATTGTGCGTTGCAAACGGGCCATTGCGTTTCTTATAACGCTGAACACTTTCCTTATCATCATAATACCTGCTGCTTGAGTCGCGATTCATCACTCACCGCTTTAATGCAGGGCCACAACAAGGTCTGATCATTTACTTGTACACGCGTGATTGGCGTTTGGTAAACATCACTTATCCGCTCAGCAGTGAAGACATCATCAACGCGTCCACTGGCAATCACTTCGCCTTGCAGCAGCATGATGGCTTGATGGCTAAATTGCTGCGCATGATTAAGATCGTGTAATACCCAAATAATGGTTTTACCGTAATCTTGGTTTAAGCGTTGGACGATATGCAAGAGTTCAATTTGATGGGCGATATCAAGCCAAGAGGTCGGTTCATCCAATAACACAATGTCAGTATCTTGAGCCAGTACCATCGCCAGCCAACAACGCTGCGCTTCACCACCCGATAAGGTTTCAATCGCGAGATCAGCGAATTCAAGCACACCCGCTTCAGCCATCGCCCAATGCATTCTTTCTTTATCTTCTGTAGAAAGAGGCGCAAACCAACGACGGTGTGGATGACGACCAAACTCAACCAGATCGGCCACTGTCAGTCCAACAGGCACGGCGTGACGCTGCGGGAGCATTGCGATACGCAACGCCATATCGGCACGGGAATACTGCTTTATTCCCTTCCCTTCAAGTAATACCTCACCCTCTTCATTAGGGGTAAGCCCTGCAATTATTTTTAATAAGGTACTTTTACCTGAGCCGTTGGGACCAACCAAGGCGGTAATTTTACCTTTTAAAAATTCGCAGCTAATATCCTTGAGGATTAACTTGCCGCCTAAACGACAAGTTAATTTATTCACAGTTAACAAAGGAACCAATGTTAGAACTCAACACTGTAGTTAACAGAGTAAGTACGGCCTTGGCCTTGGAATTTCACTAATGACGTATTGGGAATTAAACTACTATAAGTACTTTGTGCACGCTGAGACCACAATGTATCGTATTCAGTATTAAGCAAATTGGTAATACCAAATTGCAAAGCACCAACAGGTAATGCTACACCGGTTAATAGATCAACCGTGTTATAACCCTCAAGCTTGTTATCTGCTGAATCTTCATAGCTAAACATTTGCATCGTTTGTAAACGAGCTTGTAGTGAATCGGCCTGCCACGCAAGATACGCTGATGCTTTTGAAGGGCTAGCACTATCGATCGTTAAGTCTTGCCATTCTCCCGAATCTTTCGCTTCACTAATGATGTAGTTAAAGTTAGTCCCTAAGCTTAATTCACCCGTCAAGTAATAATCTAATTGTCCTTCTAGACCATAAATACGGACATCATTATCAACAACATCGACAGTTTGATCGGCTTTATTGTATTGCACCTTTTTATCTGATACCGAATAGTAACTAACTAACTGCGCAGATACTGAATCTTGATTTAAACGCCAGCCGAGTTCAACTGCATTGGTTTTAACCCCTTCTAATGGGTTGTTAGATACATTAATACTGCTGGTTAAATTACCACTATTATCATACGTACCACGACCATAATATTTTGCCGGATCAGGCACTTCAAACGCTTGTGAGAAGTTAAACCAAAGCTGCTGTTGTTGCGACATTTTAAACAATAAACCAGTATTAAATAAGGTATTACCGTAACCTTTCTTACCGCCAGGTACCGCATCAGCAGAAGTTATCTGTCCTGTTAATACTTTATATTGCTGGTCTGCAGCAACAAAATCACTTACGTCGATTTCAATATATTGATAGCGCACACCAGCATTTACCGAGAGTGATTTTACAATCTGATAATCAGCCTGTAAGAAACCAGAAAACGAGGTATTCTTAATATCTGGGTAACGCCCTGTTTCACCGATTTTTGCATGCACTAAGCCATTGGTAGCCGACGCAGTCCTAATGTCATACATATTTTGAGTGGCACTAAACTTTTCATAATCGGCATCAACGCCGTAAACTAAGCTAAGCGCATCTGTAGGTGTTGAAGTTAATACTAATTTTGCCCCTGTAACTTGCGTATCTTGCTCTGAAGACCCCAGTGACATACTCGAAAAATCAGGGAATGGATTGAAATGTAACGACTCGCTACGGTGGAATAACTGTAGATTAAGCGTTTGACCCAAAAAGTCCGCATCACTATAGTTCGCAGATATTAAACTTCTTACCGACTGAGCTTGATCATCTAATTGATAACCTTCAGCCATACCAATGGTCTTACTTGGATCGCTGATATAACGATAACGAGGCCCATAATCAACACCATAATCACTGTCTTGACCGCTATCATAATATTGCGCCATTAACTCTAGACGCTTAGTGCTAGAAAGTTTAAACCCTACATTACCCATAATATCGAGTTGGCTATTAAACTGTGTACTGGTTTGGGTGACATCATGTAATACCATATCGCCATTGGAGTCATACATTCCGCCTGTATCGACGTATGATACAGCTAGACGAGCGTCCATATTTTCATTGTTCATGGATACAGATTGTGCAACTTGCCATTCTAAATCTTCACTGCTATTAAAGCCTGATTTAGCGCCTAACCAAGTTTCACTAACACCATCAGCATCTCGGCCTTTTTTAGTAATGATATTAATAACACCACCGGTACTACCACCACCATACATAGCTGATGCACCAGAAATCACTTCAATACGGGCAATATTAAACGGATTAATCGAATCAAACTGACGGCTGATACTACGTGATGAGTTCAATGAAATCCCATCGATCATGACTAATGTTTTACGACCACGCATATTTTGACCTGAATTAGTCCGCGATTGACTACCCACATCTAGGCTGGGGATCAGATTAGCCAATAGTGCTTTAAAATCCACCCCCGATTTGGCCTGTTCAGCAATTTGTTCACCTTCAATAACCATGACAGTGGCCGCAATATCACTGATACTTTGCGCACTACGGTTTGCTGTTACCACCGTCATACTTTCATCTTGATCTGCACTACTCACCGCAGCTTGAGCGCTAAGGGATACAGATAGCCCTAACATTGCCGTGAGAATAGGGTTAAGTACAAATTTGGTTGTCGTTGACTTAGCAAGTTTCATTATTAATTCCATTTATTAAGAGTTGTTTTATTTTTATTTTTCGATGACAGACTGTCGAGGCAAGTTCACGACAGCATTATTCAACGGTGCTGATTGTCGATAGAGGCGTAACCACCCCAGCACAATCAGCACCATCAGAATGGCAAAACCAAGGAATAAATAATCACTATTCCAAGTCAGTAATAATCCCGCCAGCAAGGCGCCAAACGCATTACCCAATGTATGTGCTTGTGAAATAGATGCTGATACGCGTGCTTTTCGCGTCTCAGTACTGCCCATTGCCGTCGCCGTGTACCAAACAGGTGCCATAGCAAGTGCAGAACTAATCAAAATGACACTCAACATGAGCTGTATATCCAATACCAACAACACAGTGCCAAGAGCAAAAGACAGCGTAATAAAGCTCAAAAAAAGAGGTGTTGAACGGATCAGTAATTTATATAAAACGAATAATGAAAATAGTGCACTGATACTGGCAGATAAGAGTAGTTGCGCCGTCATGGCACTGGCTTGAAAAGCGGTCAATACGCCATTAGCACTGAGTATTGGGCCTAAGCTAAATTGTAATTGCGATGAGAATAGCGTGATGAAAAAAGCAGTCATCATAATAGTAGAACCAAATCGTGCTAACGTATCCGTTATTACCGCCGTTGACCCTGCAGTGGAAACTGTCGCTGTAGTAGCACCAACATAACCATCTGCTAATCGATACTTAGGAGAAGATAGGAAATTAAGTTGTTTGTTATCACGCTGATAATACATAAGAAAAAAACAAGATATACAAGCTAAAAATGTGATGAATAATACGAACCACAAACTAAAATAAGTGACATTAAGCGGTACAAATGTCAGTAATGGCGCAGTAACCCTCCCCATATTCGTCGATATCGTTACCCAAATAAGTTTCTCACCCTGCTTATCTTTTTGTGCTAACCATAATTGCGCGGTCGGTATAACACCACTGCAAAACATACCGTGTAATACCCGACTAAAACACAAACCTACGATTAAGTTTGTCCCGGTTAATTGATTACTTTCGAGCAAAGATAAAAAACTTAATTGCGATAGCATAAAACCAAACAATATCAACGCTAATACCAAGCTCAGCGGGCGTTGATTGACAACACAGCGATCTAGCCATCGGCCCCAATAACCCGAACCAATAACAAAAATAAATGTGCCTAATGCTAAGGGGATTGCGATCATCCATGCGGTCATTTCACCTTGATCCATCATCACAGGTACAAGGATAAGAATTGCGCCTTGCAATGCTCCTAATACCCAACATGATAAACCGACAATGACTTTCATCTCACTTAATCCTTTAGTTCAAAAATTCACATTTCGCAAACATACTATTGCAAATGAGAATCATTGTCACTAAGATTATTATACAAATCACTCATAATTAAAAACAATGGATTTACAAATGACCAACATATGCAGTCAGCAATGGACGAATATAAACAATGAATTGAATGCCAAAATCATCAGTGAATTACATTATGAAGAAGTGATATTTCCCGAACAGCTAGACACGAATAATTGGATGTGGGAAGTCGAAGGGACAACTTGGATATTTACCGCACAACAGCATATTTGGCAGAACATTATTGTCGACCCAAGCACCATGACTCGTAATGGGCTCGCGAATATACCGAGTGCAATGTTAATCAAAGATATTGCCAACGCCATTAAACTAGACGGCATAATTGTGGGTAATTTAATTGAGGAAATACAGCAAACATTATACGCAGACCTTATCTCCCACCAGCATCGAAACAGCTATTCCCTTAGCCAATTAACGGCATTATCAGGCATTGCTTTGCAAGCTGTATTGAAAGGCCATCCAAAAGCAATCGCAAACAAAGGCAGACTCGGATGGGGGGTTAATGAACTCGCCCGCTATGCACCTGAAGCCGCGAAATCATTCCAATTAAATTATGTAGCCATTAACAAATCTATTACTCAAACAGGTATAGAATTACCCCTATCAGGTAATAATGCCATGTCCCCAGTTCAAGTAAGTACACAAGCATTATTATTGGCGCAATTGATGCCGATTGAAGATAAAAACCAGCTTCTAGATGATTTAATTCAGCAAGGCATTAACCCAGAAGAATACTGGATTATTCCCGTACATCCTTGGCAATTCAGCCAATTTATTGTGCCGCAATTCACTGCTTTATTTGCAACAAAAGACATTCTTGACTTAGGGGTAACTGGTGATATTTATCAAGCGCAACAATCTATTCGTACACTATCAAACCTGACATCTCCGACTAAAAATGACATTAAACTACCGATCACAATTTTAAATACTTCCTGCTATCGTGGTATTCCAGGTAAATACATCACCTCTGGTGCGCTGCTATCAAAAACCATTAATCAGCTATGCCGAGACGATGCTTTTTTAACTGAATCTAACTTACAGATATTACAAGAATGGGCTGGTATCCATGTTTCACAACCGCTGCAAGAAGATGTCATCAATACCCCTTATCGCTATAACGAAATGCTTGGTGTTATCTTTCGTCAAAGCCCGGCTGCGCTATTACAATCAGGTCAGCAAGACAAACTCGCCGCCGCATTAATGCAAACCGACAATCAAGGCAATAGTCTCATTGCCACTTATATCAAAGACAGCCAACTCGATATATCAACGTGGCTAACTAAACTATTTGATTGCACTGTTATTCCCCTTTATCACCTCATGTGTCAATACGGTATCGCGTTAGTATCTCATGGCCAGAATCTAACCATTATATTTGAAAATAATATACCAACGGGACTGGCGATTAAGGACTTTCACGGTGACTTGCGCCTTATTGATCAAGAATTTGACGAGCTCGCTGTATTTCCAACACATATAAAACAAGCCCTCACTCGGTTACCGGCTAATTATCTACTGCACGATTTATATACCGGCCATTTCGTGACTGTTTTACGTTTTGTTTCGCCTTATTTACAAACTGAAATGGACTATAGCGAACGTGATTTTTACCAACTTCTCAATACTAGAATCAGACATTATCAAGCACAATTTCCCCATTTAAAGTCGCGGTTTAAATTATTTGATTTACTGGCACCGACAATGGAAAAAATATGCATTAACAGAGTGCGCTTTAAAGTCGGCTATCAAGATACCAGTGAACGCTTATTACCAGTCCTTGGTACTGCTATCGATAATCCTTTATTTAGTGATCAAGCGCGACTTAATGACATTTAGCCAGCAAATTAGGCATAAGTTTAAAATTAACTGATTTATGCTACTTCATTACTCTCAATGCAGAGCCGCCAGATTTCAAGGATGAAACAGTGATGATAAAATTTAGACGCACAAAGATATTACCTTTAGCAGCAGCCCTAACTCTGACAACTAGCCTTAATTTAACTGGATGCTCAAGTATGCAAGATGCTGTAGCAGCGAGTCCAACTATCAGTAGCGTGTGGGGCATTGGCGAAATGCCCATTGAAGATCTCAATAATATTTATGCCAATGAAGAGTCGCAATGGATGGACGTTAATGGCATGCGTATTCATTACCGTGATGAAGGTGATCCGAATGGCCAACCGATTGTATTAATACACGGTATTTTATCATCTCTGCATACTTGGGAGCAGTGGAACCTTGGTCTTACAAATAAGGGCCTTGCAGATACATACCGGATCATCAGCCTTGATGTGCCCGGATTTGGCTTAACCGGCGGTCCAGAGAATCCAGATGACTTTTCTGAATCGTTATTACATGATTCATTTAGCCAATTTATTAGCCAGCTACAACTTGATGATTTCATTTTGGCTGGTAATTCATTAGGGGGTTATATTTCCGCTCACTATGCGGCGAACAACCCCGGAAAAGTGAAAAAGTTGATCTTAATTGATCCCGCTGGCGCCCCCCAAGATTTACCGTTTATTTTGAGCTTAGCAAGTACGCCAGGGATCAACAGCCTTGCTGCGAATGTGTTCCCACCTTTCATTGTCGCGATGGGTGTTAAAGATGTTTATGGCGATCAAGAACGGATCACTAAAGCCAACATGGATCGTTATATCCACCTTTCATTACGCCCTGGTGCTAAACAAGCTTACGCTAATACCATTGCCATGTTAGATGATAAAAATAGCAAACAAGCACCACTTAATTTTGCCAGTATCACAGCCCCGACGTTACTGATGTGGGGTGAAAAAGATATTTGGGTTCCTGCAACATTAAGTGAGCAGTGGCTGAAAAACATTCCCGGATCAACCTTGATCACTTACCCCGATGCAGGCCATGTACCGATGGAAGAGATACCACAACAGACTCTACAGGATGCACTTTCTTTTATTAACCTGAAGTAACCCCCAGAAACGGAATCGTGGAGATCTCTTCCTATCTCCACTCTTACTTCACCGCTCTGTCACCATTCTATAATAGTTCTGTAAGCGCTCTGTCATAACTTTGCCCGATACTTATCACACGACCTAAACCTTCTGACGTGTAAAAACGCACGCAACTTATTCGTACTACCAAATACTGTAATTTACTCTAGGCTTGTTATACCCCTTGCAATAAGTCCTTGGTGGTTGAGGCAAGTGAATATATCGAGGTTACAATGACGAAAACAGCACTTGTTGTAGAAGGCGGTGGTATGCGCAGCGTATTTACTGCTGGAGTTTTAGATACTTTTTTAGACCATGGTTATGACCCTTTTGATCTGTTTATTGGCAGTTCAGCCGGCACGTTAAACTTATCTGCTTTTATCGCTGGGCAAAAGAAATATTCAGTTCGCCTTATTAACCGCTTAGCTAAATCAGACACCTTTGTCGACTGGAGTCGCTTTATTAAAGGTGGTAATGCAATGGAGCTGAGTGAATTACATGATGTGTTATCGTTACATGATCCGATCGATCTCATTCAGGCAAAACGACGTTTAAATTCCCGGCCTTTTGTGATCACGAGTTGTAACAAATTAAAGGGTAAAGCGAGTTACCAGCACGCAGAACCAAGCCGTTGGTTTCAACAAATAATAGCATCATGCGCCTTACCAATCGTCTTTCGACCAGGCATTAAGCTGGATAATGATGTACATATTGATGGTGGACTCGTGGATCCTATTCCAGTAAGAAAAGCCGTGGATTTAGGCGCTAATAATATAATTGTGATCAGGACAAGAACGAGAAAGTGGAAAGAAAAGTTATCGCTACTGGAACGCTTACTTACGTATTGGGTGAGGCACGATACCGTACTCACCAAATTACTTGATAATTACAGCAATGAATATAACAACACGTGTGAATTTATGCGTAATCCACCAGCAGGTATTAACATTATCGAGATAGCGCCAGACGAAGAATTACAAACGCCAACATTAACCCGTGAAATATCAACCCTAGAAAATGATTATAGCGCAGGGATCAAAGCAGCTAATTTATTTCTGCAACGCCACTAAGCGTTAAATGGGATGTGGCATAAAAAGCGGTCATAAAAATGGGCTAAACACGTATCTAACATGTTTAACCCATTAATAATTTAGTCAATAATGTGAGCTATTAAGCTTGGCAGTTACTCGCCAGTCAGTAAAGGATGATCAGCCGGTAATTTTCGAGATATCCAAATTGCTAGTTTATGCTTAATATTCAAGGTTGTTTCTTGATCTTTAGCAAGGGGCTGCATGAGCTTGTCAAACACTAACGCTTTATAAATATATTGCGCTTTAACGTCTTCCGGGTCTGTTGCTGTAAATGTACTGCCGCGTTGCTGTAGATACTGTGTACCAAGTGCAATCGCCGCTTTAAATAATTTTTTTTCATTTTTCAGTTTCGCCATCATTTCCTCTTTACATAACAGACAGTTGATCTTGCGAGTACACACTGTTATAGCACAATTAGCAGAAAATAAATGTGACATTTAAATGATAGGTCTAGTTTTAATTGATAGATTTGGTTTAATCGATAGCTTAGGTTAAATACAAATATCAGGTTTTAATGGACTGATATCTTTCGGCGCCGACAGGGCTGTGCGCCTCCATGGCATAAATATCATTATATTCATGCTCAATGAGTAAACCAAAGTGAACTGAAAGCGCTCCGATATCTTGTAATGATAATTCTTCCAATGACCAAACTGGCGTCGCATAGTCACAAATATAATAACCGTGTAATTGCGCAGTGGGGTTTTCAACAATAATAAGCTGATCGATAGCGTAACATTCATCAATACCAGCCACTGATAAACAGACTTTATCAGCAATGAGTAATACACTAAACGTCACTTTAGAATCCGGCAGTTCTAATAAATAACAGAGTTTTTTAGGCATTGGTACACTTATCATAAAAGTTTAATTCAGACTCAAAGATTAGAACAAATTTGAACAATGGCACTGATATTCGATGAATTAGTGATTTTTTATTACTCATGCTATGAAGTAACCCTACCAGCGCTTAATGTGGACTCAGGGTATAAGACCACAAGTCCACTTGTTTAAACATGATATCTAATACTAAGGTCGTTAATACTAAATCGCCGCGGCTAATTCCGAGCCTTGCTTAATAGCCCGCTTGGCATCCAGCTCTGCTGCAACATCGGCACCACCAATAAGGTGTACCTGTTGCTCAGCAGCAATCAGCTTAGCTTGTAATTCACGTAATGGATCTTGACCCGCACAAACAATAATATTATCCACATCCAATACTTGTGATTCACCAGCAACCAAAATATGTAAACCTTGATCATCGACTTTCACATACTCGACACTATTAAGCATCGCGACCTTTTTACTGGCTAAACCAGCTCTGTGTACCCAACCAGAGGTTTTACCCAGGCCAGCGCCAACCTTCGTGGCCTTACGCTGCAGTAAATAAATATCACGCACAGCAGCTGTCTTTTGCGCCGTTGTTAATCCGCCTCTATTTTGTACCGTTAGATCAACCCCCCACTCGCGCATAAACGTCTCTATATCTTGGCTTGCAGCAGTCGCATGATGATCATGTGCAAGATACTCAGCCACATCAAAACCAATACCACCAGCGCCAATAATAGCAACCTTCTGGCCAACTGGCTTTTTATCGCGTAATACGTCAAGATAAGACAGTACTTTGCTGTGTCCAATTCCCTCAATCGCCGGTGTACGTGGTGCGATCCCGGTCGCTAATACCACATCATCAAAACCGTTAGCAATAAGTTCATCAGCAGACACGCGCTTATTCAGTATAATTTCAACGCCCAATTTAGCCGTCATGGTTGAATAATAGCGTAAGGTTTCAAAAAACTCTTCTTTGCCGGGTACTTGCTTAGCAACATTAAACTGCCCGCCAACCTCTGCTTTATCATCAAAGATCGTGACCTTGTGTCCACGTTGTGCAGCGACTGTCGCAAAGGCTAAACCAGCAGGTCCTGCGCCAACTACAGCAATGCGCTTGATTACTGGTGATTTAACGTAAATAAGTTCCGTTTCACGACAAGCGCGCGGGTTCACTAGACACGAAGTTAACTTCATACTAAACGTATGATCCAAGCAGGCTTGATTACAGCCTATACACGTATTGATCTCGTCACTTTTACCCGCAATAGCCTTGTTCACAAATTCAGGATCAGCCAAGAATGGGCGTGCCATCGACACCATATCAGCATGGCCTTGCTCAAGTACAGACTCTGCGATCTCGGGTGTATTAATACGGTTTGTCGTGATCAACGGGATCGATACTTCACCTTTTAATTTTGCCGTGATCTTAGTAAATGCCGCTCTCGGCACTTTTGTCACTATCGTTGGTACGCGCGCTTCATGCCAGCCTATACCGGTATTAATAATGGTTGCACCGGCTTTTTCAATCGCTTTTGCCAACGCCACCACTTCTTGCCATGAGCTGCCTTTTTCAATCAGATCCAGCATCGACAAACGATAGATAATAATAAAATCAGATCCAACTTTTTCGCGTACCTGTCTTACGATCTCTACCGGGAAACGAATACGGTTTTCAAAACTGCCGCCCCATTCATCATCACGCTGATTAGTGTGTTCCACAATAAATTGGTTAATCAAATAACCTTCAGAGCCCATGATCTCTACACCATCATAATTTGCCGATTGCGCCAATCCAGCACAATTAACAAAGGCAGCCACTTGCTGATAGACTTCTTCCGTCGTTAACGCCCGTGGACGTGCAGGATTTATTGGTGCTTGGATCGCAGAGGGAGCAACAGGCTGCTTGCTATAGGCATAACGCCCAGCATGTAAGATCTGCATACAGATCTTACCGCCAGCAGCATGCACAGCAGCAGTGACTTCTTTGTGCATTTCGGCTTCTTCAGGGGTATCCATTTTCGAGCCGCCTTGAAAAACCGCCCCTTCTGGATTAGGGCCAATACCTCCAGTCACAATAAGTCCAACACCACCGGCGGCACGTTCAGCAAAATAAGCTGCCATACGGGTAAAGCCATTACTCACTTCTTCTAGCCCTGTGTGCATAGAGCCCATTAATACACGATTTTTTAGTTGGGTAAACCCCAGATCAAGTGGTGCTAATAAGTTCGGATAATTATTGTGTGCAGACATGATTCACTCCATTGCATTGCGTATTTATTTTAGCGTTTATGCTTTTTATTTTATGCTTAT from Moritella marina ATCC 15381 encodes the following:
- a CDS encoding ABC transporter ATP-binding protein, with the translated sequence MNKLTCRLGGKLILKDISCEFLKGKITALVGPNGSGKSTLLKIIAGLTPNEEGEVLLEGKGIKQYSRADMALRIAMLPQRHAVPVGLTVADLVEFGRHPHRRWFAPLSTEDKERMHWAMAEAGVLEFADLAIETLSGGEAQRCWLAMVLAQDTDIVLLDEPTSWLDIAHQIELLHIVQRLNQDYGKTIIWVLHDLNHAQQFSHQAIMLLQGEVIASGRVDDVFTAERISDVYQTPITRVQVNDQTLLWPCIKAVSDESRLKQQVL
- a CDS encoding TonB-dependent receptor, producing the protein MKLAKSTTTKFVLNPILTAMLGLSVSLSAQAAVSSADQDESMTVVTANRSAQSISDIAATVMVIEGEQIAEQAKSGVDFKALLANLIPSLDVGSQSRTNSGQNMRGRKTLVMIDGISLNSSRSISRQFDSINPFNIARIEVISGASAMYGGGSTGGVINIITKKGRDADGVSETWLGAKSGFNSSEDLEWQVAQSVSMNNENMDARLAVSYVDTGGMYDSNGDMVLHDVTQTSTQFNSQLDIMGNVGFKLSSTKRLELMAQYYDSGQDSDYGVDYGPRYRYISDPSKTIGMAEGYQLDDQAQSVRSLISANYSDADFLGQTLNLQLFHRSESLHFNPFPDFSSMSLGSSEQDTQVTGAKLVLTSTPTDALSLVYGVDADYEKFSATQNMYDIRTASATNGLVHAKIGETGRYPDIKNTSFSGFLQADYQIVKSLSVNAGVRYQYIEIDVSDFVAADQQYKVLTGQITSADAVPGGKKGYGNTLFNTGLLFKMSQQQQLWFNFSQAFEVPDPAKYYGRGTYDNSGNLTSSINVSNNPLEGVKTNAVELGWRLNQDSVSAQLVSYYSVSDKKVQYNKADQTVDVVDNDVRIYGLEGQLDYYLTGELSLGTNFNYIISEAKDSGEWQDLTIDSASPSKASAYLAWQADSLQARLQTMQMFSYEDSADNKLEGYNTVDLLTGVALPVGALQFGITNLLNTEYDTLWSQRAQSTYSSLIPNTSLVKFQGQGRTYSVNYSVEF
- a CDS encoding MFS transporter; the encoded protein is MKVIVGLSCWVLGALQGAILILVPVMMDQGEMTAWMIAIPLALGTFIFVIGSGYWGRWLDRCVVNQRPLSLVLALILFGFMLSQLSFLSLLESNQLTGTNLIVGLCFSRVLHGMFCSGVIPTAQLWLAQKDKQGEKLIWVTISTNMGRVTAPLLTFVPLNVTYFSLWFVLFITFLACISCFFLMYYQRDNKQLNFLSSPKYRLADGYVGATTATVSTAGSTAVITDTLARFGSTIMMTAFFITLFSSQLQFSLGPILSANGVLTAFQASAMTAQLLLSASISALFSLFVLYKLLIRSTPLFLSFITLSFALGTVLLVLDIQLMLSVILISSALAMAPVWYTATAMGSTETRKARVSASISQAHTLGNAFGALLAGLLLTWNSDYLFLGFAILMVLIVLGWLRLYRQSAPLNNAVVNLPRQSVIEK
- a CDS encoding IucA/IucC family protein, translating into MTNICSQQWTNINNELNAKIISELHYEEVIFPEQLDTNNWMWEVEGTTWIFTAQQHIWQNIIVDPSTMTRNGLANIPSAMLIKDIANAIKLDGIIVGNLIEEIQQTLYADLISHQHRNSYSLSQLTALSGIALQAVLKGHPKAIANKGRLGWGVNELARYAPEAAKSFQLNYVAINKSITQTGIELPLSGNNAMSPVQVSTQALLLAQLMPIEDKNQLLDDLIQQGINPEEYWIIPVHPWQFSQFIVPQFTALFATKDILDLGVTGDIYQAQQSIRTLSNLTSPTKNDIKLPITILNTSCYRGIPGKYITSGALLSKTINQLCRDDAFLTESNLQILQEWAGIHVSQPLQEDVINTPYRYNEMLGVIFRQSPAALLQSGQQDKLAAALMQTDNQGNSLIATYIKDSQLDISTWLTKLFDCTVIPLYHLMCQYGIALVSHGQNLTIIFENNIPTGLAIKDFHGDLRLIDQEFDELAVFPTHIKQALTRLPANYLLHDLYTGHFVTVLRFVSPYLQTEMDYSERDFYQLLNTRIRHYQAQFPHLKSRFKLFDLLAPTMEKICINRVRFKVGYQDTSERLLPVLGTAIDNPLFSDQARLNDI
- a CDS encoding alpha/beta fold hydrolase is translated as MQDAVAASPTISSVWGIGEMPIEDLNNIYANEESQWMDVNGMRIHYRDEGDPNGQPIVLIHGILSSLHTWEQWNLGLTNKGLADTYRIISLDVPGFGLTGGPENPDDFSESLLHDSFSQFISQLQLDDFILAGNSLGGYISAHYAANNPGKVKKLILIDPAGAPQDLPFILSLASTPGINSLAANVFPPFIVAMGVKDVYGDQERITKANMDRYIHLSLRPGAKQAYANTIAMLDDKNSKQAPLNFASITAPTLLMWGEKDIWVPATLSEQWLKNIPGSTLITYPDAGHVPMEEIPQQTLQDALSFINLK
- a CDS encoding patatin-like phospholipase family protein; amino-acid sequence: MTKTALVVEGGGMRSVFTAGVLDTFLDHGYDPFDLFIGSSAGTLNLSAFIAGQKKYSVRLINRLAKSDTFVDWSRFIKGGNAMELSELHDVLSLHDPIDLIQAKRRLNSRPFVITSCNKLKGKASYQHAEPSRWFQQIIASCALPIVFRPGIKLDNDVHIDGGLVDPIPVRKAVDLGANNIIVIRTRTRKWKEKLSLLERLLTYWVRHDTVLTKLLDNYSNEYNNTCEFMRNPPAGINIIEIAPDEELQTPTLTREISTLENDYSAGIKAANLFLQRH
- a CDS encoding DUF5062 family protein, whose amino-acid sequence is MMAKLKNEKKLFKAAIALGTQYLQQRGSTFTATDPEDVKAQYIYKALVFDKLMQPLAKDQETTLNIKHKLAIWISRKLPADHPLLTGE
- a CDS encoding NADPH-dependent 2,4-dienoyl-CoA reductase, whose protein sequence is MSAHNNYPNLLAPLDLGFTQLKNRVLMGSMHTGLEEVSNGFTRMAAYFAERAAGGVGLIVTGGIGPNPEGAVFQGGSKMDTPEEAEMHKEVTAAVHAAGGKICMQILHAGRYAYSKQPVAPSAIQAPINPARPRALTTEEVYQQVAAFVNCAGLAQSANYDGVEIMGSEGYLINQFIVEHTNQRDDEWGGSFENRIRFPVEIVRQVREKVGSDFIIIYRLSMLDLIEKGSSWQEVVALAKAIEKAGATIINTGIGWHEARVPTIVTKVPRAAFTKITAKLKGEVSIPLITTNRINTPEIAESVLEQGHADMVSMARPFLADPEFVNKAIAGKSDEINTCIGCNQACLDHTFSMKLTSCLVNPRACRETELIYVKSPVIKRIAVVGAGPAGLAFATVAAQRGHKVTIFDDKAEVGGQFNVAKQVPGKEEFFETLRYYSTMTAKLGVEIILNKRVSADELIANGFDDVVLATGIAPRTPAIEGIGHSKVLSYLDVLRDKKPVGQKVAIIGAGGIGFDVAEYLAHDHHATAASQDIETFMREWGVDLTVQNRGGLTTAQKTAAVRDIYLLQRKATKVGAGLGKTSGWVHRAGLASKKVAMLNSVEYVKVDDQGLHILVAGESQVLDVDNIIVCAGQDPLRELQAKLIAAEQQVHLIGGADVAAELDAKRAIKQGSELAAAI